In Roseimicrobium gellanilyticum, the sequence TGGGACCAGGGATGGCCCGCAACACGCGCATGAGTTCCACCGTGGCAGGAGCAAAGCGTCTGTTGAATCCCACCATCACGCTGCCAGTTCCATGGCCATTGCTTTGATGCACCTCATGAGAAATGTTTTCCAGCTCCTCCACTGTGAGGCAGAGGGGCTTCTCCACAAACACATGCTTACCCGCCTTCAAGCCATCCAGCACCAGCGGTGCGTGCAGATGGTGGCGCGTGCCAATCATCACAGCGGAGCCGCCTTCGCGACTGAAGACCCTCGCCGAATCGGTCTCGGCATCCTGGAAACCGAACTTCTCGCGCACATGGCGGGCGCTCAATCCGGTGCCATTCACAATCGTCCCGAAAGACACCTGCCCCTTCACATGGGGAAGCAGCATCGTGCGCGCAAAATTCCCTGCACCAATCACATCAAGCACCATGCCGTTGCCACTCTGAAGCTTGATGGGTGATGTGCCGTTTACGCAGGCCTGTTTGGCAGGAGATTGGACTGCCGCAGGCACTGCTACTTGCTTGCCATCATATCCCAGCACCACGCCGATATCAGCATTCCCCTGCTGCATCAGATCGTTGTACACGGACACCGCATCGCTGAACTGGGCACGGCGCGTAGTTACTGGATTCAGATTGAGACCTCCTGACTTCATCAAGTGCAAGCAGGATTCGAAGTTCCTGTTCTCCGTCCAGCGCACATAGCCAACCGGATAGTCCCGACCACCCCACTCGTACTGTGGATCATAACGTCCCGGCCCATAGCTGCGGGAGTAGCGCACCTGAATGTCTTTCATGTACGCCGTCTTCCACTCGAGCTGCGCATCATAGATGCCCACAATCACCAGCGTACCGCGATCCCGCAGGCAGGCGATGGCCTGGTCTGCAGGCGCGGAGGTCTTGCCCCCCACGCAAAGGAGCACCGCATCCACACCAAGGCCATCTGTCCATTCGCGCACGGCGTCTTCCACCTTGGTGGCGCCTGGATTCACCACACGTTCCGCGCCCATTTGCTGCGCCACCGCGAGGCGCTGCGCAACATAGTCCACGCCCATGACACGCACACCAGATGCAGCCAGCAAACTCGTGGCAAGTTGACCCACCAGCCCTTGTCCCATCACCAGCACGCGCTCTCCCAGTCCCGCTTGTGCTTGTCGCACGGCCTGCATCGAGATGGATGCAAGTGTGGTATACGCCGCCTGCCAGTCCTCGACGCCGTCG encodes:
- a CDS encoding bi-domain-containing oxidoreductase; translation: MKQLAQYQDGRLELQEVPVPVPPPGGILVRTTCSVISPGTEKMKVEQARMSLLQKAKARPDQVKKVLDTARTLGWKAALQKVKNRLESPSPLGYSAAGEVVAVDTANTRFQVGDRVACGGAECAFHAEMIAVPDLLASPIPDGVEDWQAAYTTLASISMQAVRQAQAGLGERVLVMGQGLVGQLATSLLAASGVRVMGVDYVAQRLAVAQQMGAERVVNPGATKVEDAVREWTDGLGVDAVLLCVGGKTSAPADQAIACLRDRGTLVIVGIYDAQLEWKTAYMKDIQVRYSRSYGPGRYDPQYEWGGRDYPVGYVRWTENRNFESCLHLMKSGGLNLNPVTTRRAQFSDAVSVYNDLMQQGNADIGVVLGYDGKQVAVPAAVQSPAKQACVNGTSPIKLQSGNGMVLDVIGAGNFARTMLLPHVKGQVSFGTIVNGTGLSARHVREKFGFQDAETDSARVFSREGGSAVMIGTRHHLHAPLVLDGLKAGKHVFVEKPLCLTVEELENISHEVHQSNGHGTGSVMVGFNRRFAPATVELMRVLRAIPGPKTLTYHVFAGPLAPDHWYANLEESGGRVLGEACHFLDFACHVLSAKPQKVTAQTVWPARGRNAFPDSVTAQVEFSDGSSFQLVYTAEGDFAFPKESFRVFASGLVAECENFQKLSLYQKRKGTEKKYTSKGHAEEMAAWSAFLKGESEHPMPYAEIHQSMMLTFAVLESIRENRQVTL